The following is a genomic window from Candidatus Aegiribacteria sp..
ATCCATCTGTACGCCGAAGCTCCGCCGGAGACAACATGTCCCTCAGTCTCGAGAATCCGGACAATTTCAACAAGGTACTCCCCGTCGTATACATCAACTCGCTTGTTCCGATCAATATCATCCATGAGGTTATTAGATGGCCAGCTCTCAATCCAGACATCAGCAGCCTGTCCGTAAAGGTGAAGACTCTCTGTAGTTTCGTTACCAATTGAGGCATTATATGCCGGAGTTCTGAACCCACTGATGTTATGTATATCTGAAGCCTGTGGATAAACCTCCTTTACAGCAGCAAGCACCGCTTCGAGCTTATCGGCTAATCTTAGATCGAAAGCCATGTACTGAGGGTAATTGCCCTCAACATGACAGAGAAATTGCCCAATCGTAAGATGTGTGGATATTCTGGCGCCTGATGTTCCAGGTGTCAGCTCTATGAAACAGGCTGGTTTGCTTCTGCTGGAATTGCCGTCTCCATAGCTTCCAATAGGATAGGAATTCAGCGTTGTTGTTCTCCACCTGCATGATTCCACCGGGATTATAATCGTATACTTCTCAGTAAGACTGTCACAGCTTATATCAATATAGTAGATGCCGTGGCTTCTCGGAGCTCTCCAGCCAAAGGTATTACCCTCTCCCCTTGCAGGCTCACCGACTGAAACAAACCAGACCGTATTCTCATCTTCTGATGAAAGCGTGACAGAATCACCGGGCATGACGACGAATGCCAGTCTGTCTTGAGGAAGATGTCTTCCATTCACGGATAGCCCATGTGCGGGGGATGTTGGAGATGGATCATCAGATATTGAAAACAGCATCATCCAAATTATCAGCCAGTACAATTCATTATCCTCTCTGTATACTCTTCAATTTCATTGAGATCGTCTAATTCTCTTTCCTTAATATACGTCTTCCATCATGTGAGAGAACTCCCGAGCAGTGAAGTTTTACAGCTTCTGAATAAGCGATATGCTCCTGCTTGAGTATTCGAGCGGCAAGACTGTCTTCAGTATCATCATCCAGCACCGGAACCGTTCTCTGAAGAATTACCGGGCCAGTATCAGTTCCTGAATCGACATAATGAACCGTGCATCCGGATACTCTTACCCCGTAATCCAGAGCCTGCCTCTGTGAATTCAAACCTGGAAATGAAGGCAGCAGCGAAGGGTGAATATTCATTATTCTTCCTGCAAATGTTTCAAGAACTGGACCTTTCAGGATTCTCATAAGACCGGCAAGACATACAAGTCCTATCCCTCTGTCAAGCATGAGGTCTGCCCATTGCTTCTCTTCATCCAGTCCGAATCTTGTGCGGTAGTTGCCTGGATACATATACAGAGCCTCTACATCAAGGTCCGACGCTCTATTCAGAGCGGGTGCTTCAGAGTTGTCCGAAATGAGAAGAGTCACTCTTCCATGTCCTGTATCGCCTCTGCATAGAGCTTCAAAATTAGATCCTCTTCCCGAAGCAAGAACAGCGATCTTCCGTATATCATTCCGATTATCCGATCCGCTATGGATCATCAGTCTCCACCCTCCTCTTCCCCGGCTCTTCTCGGCGGGCTGTCATTGAATATCCAGGTGATCCCGAAGGTATAACTGCGATAATCATCAAGGATATCTTCAACGGCAAAAATGAATGCAAATTTCCCCAATGTAAACAACGACTTAAGATCCATGGTTCCGCTGGTATGATCATGAGCGTTTAGAAGATCCCATGTCACACCTCCATGAATCCTTCCGGAAGCTCCCCATCTAACGGATGGCATGACAGTGCCGGCGAATCTAATGGTATCTTCTTTCAGTGATACTCCACTGTGAAGATATCCGAATCCTGTGGTACAAATTGTCTGTAAGCCACCTTCAATACCACCTGAGTTGATACTCAGATTCAATTCCACTGGTCCTGCTCCAGCAATTCCGATAAATGAAATATCTGAACCGGGAGGTAGAACTGCTCCTGCCTGAATATCAAGAAAACCATACCGGGCAATCAGTCCTGCTGTGCCTCCGATAGAAAACTCATCCTGTGAATCTGTGATATCCGTTCTGAGTATGGTCGTCATTCCCTGAAATGGAAACTCCAGCCTCATATGCCCTTCAACCATCTGCATTTCATTGTCTGAGAGGCTCCCTGCCGCACCGGTCTGGAACAGAACCCCTCCAAAATGAGTGCTGTAGGAACCAAGAAGTTCCCATTGTCTTCCTCCGGCATTAAGATGAACAAATGACAATCGTGAAAAACAATTTCCAGGGTTCCAGGAAGACCATAGAGTATAGCCGTCTTCAGTAGTCTGCCATCCTCTTCCTCCCAGAACAATATTGCCCCGGCTAATCGTATATCTCTGGTTCTTCAGAGTATCCTCCCGGGAAAGGGAGAAATCTATAAGTAGATCAGCTGGAAGCGGTCTCCTGAGATAAGCGGTGTACCTGTTCTGCTGAGACGTATTTTCAAGAAGACCAATACCACTGGAATATGAACTATCCGGAACCGCGGAGGATTCGAAATCTATCTCCCATTTTCCATTACCCCACAAACCTGCTTCCAGAGGGCTTCGAATGGTTACCGATTCAAAAGACCCCCATCCAGGGAAAGGTTCGTGTCCCCATATTAATAAAGGAGTACCGTCCCGCAACATTCGCGAAGGCCATCCAAGCATCTCTGAGCATGTCCATGAATAAACCGACGAAGTTTCCATGATATCCTCAGGGGCAGGCCGCATCACAGGCAGAGCAATCAATGAAGCAAGGATAATTACACTCATCAGATGTTATATCCAGATCGGTTCATTGCTTTGTATATCAGCACTTTACAGCGCTCAACCCCTGGTTGATCAAAAGGATTGATATTCAGCGCCAGTCCGGTGAGTACAGTCGCTATCTCCAGGGACATTAATAGCTCACCAAGAGAATACTCATCAAGAGATTGCATTGAAAGATAGCTTACGGGAATGCCGACCTCTTCAAGCGCTGCTCCGGTAGCTTCCGCTTCAGCAAGTCGAAGCTCATCCGGAGTTCGACCCTCAAGATATGCAATGGAAGGGTAGTCATTAAACCCACCTGGAATCCGTGCTGCGTCACTGTCTTCCGGAGTAGTTAGAACAGTCACTGTTTTATCCCTTGGCCCCTCCGCGAATAACTGCACCAGTGAATGCTGATCAGCAGGTCCACGGCAGGTCAGAGGCGTCTGGCCTATAAATAAATCATTCCCGGAAAGATCGGTCTTCTTGCCTAGACTTTCACCCCAGAGCTGAGCAAACCATTGTGCAGTATCGTACAGTCTATCATCATAGGGGAAGAATACATGTACAGGACAGGTGTTGAAATTATGAAGGTATCCTGCCGATATCCTCGCGGTTAAGCTTTCTGACCCATTCTTGAAGAAATCTTCAGTGACAACCTCCGCTCCATGCAGAAGAGACTTGACATCGATTCCTTCAAATGCTGCAGGAAACAATCCGACAGGACTGAGAACACTGAATCTGCCGCCGACGGAAGGCGGCACCGGCAGTGAATTCCAGGTTCTGTCATGTGCAAGTCTCCTCAGATCACCTCTGACGGGATCTGTAATCGCTATAATTCTGCTGTCAGCATTCCTGGATTTCCTAAGCCACCTGTACAACGTAAGGAATATTGCCATAGTCTCAGCAGTACCGCCGGATTTGGTTATCACAGTAAGTGCCGTTGAATCCGGGTCACAGCTGGAAACGAGCTTTTTCAGCATACGTGAATCAGGTGAATCGACTACTGATACCACGGATTGGGATTTCTCCATTGCGCTTAAAAGGGCTCTCAGACCAAGTGATGATCCTCCGATTCCGCAAACGATCATCCTGTCAGAAGATTTTTGTATTTCATGCACAAGGTCAAGAGTTTCATGAAGAAGCGCAGTATCTTCCGGGAGTTCCATAAATCCCAGTTTTCCGTCCTCCAGCCATTTGTCAAAACGCTTTAAAACTTCTTCAGGGAGTGGATTAAAATCAAAAGACGTTCTGTAATTAAGCATCGGTGCTCCGGTATTCAAGAATTATCTCCATTCATCTCTCTGCCCAGGTGACAAGTTCTGAGCAAACAGGTTTGCTCACCTGGATAATAATCAGTCCATTTGTCATAATTCCAGACCGCAATACTGATATTGTATCGTTATCTGCAGTAATAAGATAGCTGTCCAGATCATTTTCAAATACGGTTTCTCTTGGAACTGCCGCATACATTGAAAATTCGTCGTCACTTCCTGACAGTACCCCCGAATATACAGCCAGGCAATCATTCTGTTCAACAAAGCTCATCTCCCCTGCGCTCAGCGGCCATCTGTCAATAGTACAGTTATCCGGAGGGTATACAAGAAATACAGAACTGCTCTCAACGGATATTTCCGCCAGAACATCACCTGGCCTGATGTTCTGCCCTTCAGTGATGTTGATATTTATCAATATTCCATCAAGCACTGACAGGAATACACTGTTCTCAAAGGATGAAATGGAATCAAGCAGCAGTGAAAGACTGTCGACTCTATTCAGAAACATCGTATCCATGGGAGTGGAGTGTGAAAGCGCAAGGGCAACATCAAGCTCCATCGAAAGTCTTTCCTGCTCCACAACACGAAGCCCCTCAAGAAGAAACAGCAGAGTGTCACCTTCAGCAACTTCCTGCCGGGCTGACACGAGAATATCTGAGATAACTGCTGATCCCTCGCCAAACCAGTGAAGGGGCAGTGTATCAGGTGGAGCAATCTTTACAGTAAATCCGGTAACAGTAAATGCTTCAGCAAAAACCGGATCACTCATACCTTGATCAGCCTGCTCTGCTGACTTCTCCTGACCTCCGCAACATGCGATCATGATCAGAAATAATATCAATATCATCGTCTGCACTGGACAATCAGAAGAATGATTAGTACTTTTCACTGATTCTATCGGCTCCTCGTAAAATAACTCATTCAGGAAAGAAGAAATATGAAATCCTGGTTCTTCACAATCATTATAACAGCAGTTGCAGTTGTCATGCTCTCAATACAGGGTTGTGGTGAAACCAGAACCTCTGGATTCTATGCCGGTCATGTAACAACTCAATCAACTCCGCGTGATACAACCGAATCAAATACCCAGATAGTATATACAACGTCACCTCAGCTCGATGACACGCTGCTCAACTGCACTTTTGACAATCTTCTCACGAAACCTTTCGGTTCTTCATGTCGTTACGAAGTCTACCACGGTTCCATGCATATCGACAACTCCGTATTTCGTGATCCTGTCGTACTCCTGTCAACGGCAGGTCTTCTTGATGACGGTCTTGTCGAAGCGCAGTTCGATCTTGTGGAAGCCGCTGCTCATTGTATTGTAGGCCTGGTTATTGGAGCCGAATCCACCGGAGATTTGATTCTTCTCGGAGCAAACTCCAGAGGACAGTACACCGTTCAGAGATGTATCAACGGACTCTGGCTTCCCGTTATGGGAATGGAAGCTTTCGAATCAAGCAGACTTATGCCATACAGTCTGCCAGGCGTTGAAATATCAGCCCTTGTTCA
Proteins encoded in this region:
- the purN gene encoding phosphoribosylglycinamide formyltransferase → MIHSGSDNRNDIRKIAVLASGRGSNFEALCRGDTGHGRVTLLISDNSEAPALNRASDLDVEALYMYPGNYRTRFGLDEEKQWADLMLDRGIGLVCLAGLMRILKGPVLETFAGRIMNIHPSLLPSFPGLNSQRQALDYGVRVSGCTVHYVDSGTDTGPVILQRTVPVLDDDTEDSLAARILKQEHIAYSEAVKLHCSGVLSHDGRRILRKEN
- a CDS encoding glucose-6-phosphate isomerase, giving the protein MNTGAPMLNYRTSFDFNPLPEEVLKRFDKWLEDGKLGFMELPEDTALLHETLDLVHEIQKSSDRMIVCGIGGSSLGLRALLSAMEKSQSVVSVVDSPDSRMLKKLVSSCDPDSTALTVITKSGGTAETMAIFLTLYRWLRKSRNADSRIIAITDPVRGDLRRLAHDRTWNSLPVPPSVGGRFSVLSPVGLFPAAFEGIDVKSLLHGAEVVTEDFFKNGSESLTARISAGYLHNFNTCPVHVFFPYDDRLYDTAQWFAQLWGESLGKKTDLSGNDLFIGQTPLTCRGPADQHSLVQLFAEGPRDKTVTVLTTPEDSDAARIPGGFNDYPSIAYLEGRTPDELRLAEAEATGAALEEVGIPVSYLSMQSLDEYSLGELLMSLEIATVLTGLALNINPFDQPGVERCKVLIYKAMNRSGYNI